In Desulfosudis oleivorans Hxd3, the DNA window TCAAAGGCGCTGCCGATGACCACGCCGTCGGCATGTTGCGCGATTTTAGCCACGTCATCGGCGGTGCTCACGCCAAAGCCCACACAGATGGGAAGCGCGGTGTGACGTTGGACTTTTGCGCACAGGTCGGCGATGTGGGTGGTGTCCAGCCCGCTGCTGCCCGTGACCCCGGTCATGGAAACAAGGTAGAGAAACCCGGAAGCCGACGCCGCTATGGCCCCGATGCGCCCGTCCGGCGTGGTTGGGGCCAGCAGCCGGATCAGGGCAAAATCGTCGCCCTTCCAGCAGGAAGTGAGTTCCGCCGACTCTTCGGGCGGCAGGTCCACCACCAGGACCCCGTCAGCCCCGGCCTGTTTCGCGTCACGGTAAAAGTTTTCCGCTCCATACCGGAAGATGGGGTTGTAATAGGAAAACAGGATGATCGGACCCTGGAATGTTTTGCGCAAGGTGGCCGTCATATCAAAAACGGTTTGCAGGTTCGTTCCATTGGCAAGGGCCCGCTGGGAAGAGCGCTGGATCACCGGCCCGTCGGCCGTGGGGTCTGAAAAGGGTACGCCCAGCTCCAGGATATCGATACCGGCTTCGCACATGGCCCTGATAATGGCCTCGGAGGTTTCAATGGCAGGGTCTCCGGCGGTGACAAACCCCACAAGGGCCTTTTCTTTTTTTGCGGCCAGGCGGTCAAATGTTTCAGTAATACGGTTCATGGCCTATTTCTCCTTTTCCATGACGGATGATACGATCCCCAGGTCTTTGTCTCCCCTTCCGGAGAGGTTGACGATGAGAATGTCTGTTTTGGGCCGCCCGGGCGCTTCCTTGATGACGCAGGCAACGGCATGGGAGCTTTCCAGGGCCGGAATGATGCCCTCGGTACGGCAGAGCAGGTGAAAGGCGGCCATGGCCTCTTTATCGTCGATGGCCGTGTATCTGACCCGGCCCGTGTCCTTTAAAAAAGCGTGTTCCGGCCCCACGCCCGGATAGTCCAGGCCGGCGGAAACCGAGTGCACCGGCGCGATCTGGCCGAACCGGTCCTGAAGCACATAGGACTTTGAGCCGTGCAGCACGCCGGTCACCCCCCGGTTCAGGGTGGCGGCGTGGCGATTGGTGTCAAGGCCTTCGCCGCCCGCCTCCACGCCCACCATCTCCACGGTGTCGGAAAGAAACGGATAAAAAATTCCCAGGGCGTTGCTGCCGCCGCCCACGCAGGCCACCAGCAGGTCCGGCAGCCGGCCCGTGACCTCCAGTATCTGTCGCCGGGTTTCATCGCCGATGATTCTCTGAAAGTCGCGGACCATCACCGGGTAGGGATGGGGCCCGGCCACGGACCCGATCACGTAAAAGGTGTCCCGCACCCGGGCCACCCAGTGGCGCAGGGCCTCGTTCATGGCGTCCTTCAACGTGCCGGAACCCGAGTCCACCGGTGTCACCGTGGCGCCCAGCAGCTTCATCCGCATCACGTTCGGGGCCTGGCGCTGGATATCCTCAACCCCCATAAAGACTTCACAGGTCATGTCCAGCAGGGCCGCGGCCGTGGCCGTGGCAACGCCGTGCTGGCCGGCCCCGGTCTCGGCGATCACCCGGTTTTTACCCATCCACTTGGCAAGCAACGCCTGGCCGATGGTGTTGTTGATCTTGTGAGCCCCGGTATGGGCCAGGTCCTCCCGCTTCAGATAGATGGCGGCCCCGCCCAGGTGGGCCGTCAGCCGTTTAGCGAAAAACAGGGGCGTGGGTCGGCCCACGTAATCGGCCAGCAGGCCCCCCAGCTCTTTTTGAAACGCCGGGTCAATCATGATCTGGCGCCGCTTTTCGTCCAGTTCCAGGACCGCCGGCATCAGGGTCTCGGCAAGGTACATGCCGCCGTACTGCTCAAAATGACCGGTCGTGTCCGGGCGGGCAGTCGCCGGCGTCTGGTGTGAAACATGGGAACGCATCAGAATATCCTCCTTAAGGGTCTTTCCGGGCTTGTGCCGGAAACGGTCTGTTGTATGTTGTTTATAAATAAAGCGATTTTGTTCATGTCCTTGATGCCGGGCGCGGCCTCCACGCCGGAGCTGACATCCACGGCATCGGGCAGGGCCGCCGAAACTGCCGCGGCAATGTTTTCCAGTGACAGCCCGCCGGCCAACACCAGGGGCGCGTGCCGGGCCACCGGTTTCGCATCGGCCCAATTCCAGGTTTTGGCGTTGCCGCCGGGAAGTGTGCCGGAGCCGCATTCAGCCAGCAGGGCCGAGGCCGTATGATAAAGCGGGCCGGTGTCCAACCCCGGGGTTTTTGATCCGAACAGGGCCTTGATCACGATCAGCCCCTGTCGGCGGAGCCGGGTCACAAGCTCCGGCGGCTCGCTCCCGTGAAGCTGCACGCCGTTCAGGCCGCAAAAACCCACTTTTCCCATGATGGTTTCATAGGATGCGTTGACAAACACGCCAACGGTCTGGATTTTTCCGGCCACGGCCGCGCAGATTTCCCTGGCCTGCTCGTCACTGAGGTCACGCGGACTTTTTTCAAAAAACACGCAGCCGATGGCGTCGACACCCAGGTCCGCGCACTGTTCAGCCTGCGCCGGCGTGGTAATGCCGCAGATTTTAATTTGGGGCATGTTGAATTTTGTTTCCATTTCATTCTATGCCTAATCCTAATCATACTCGTGCTCGTAATCGTTCTTTCCTGTCTTTTCGATCACGAGTGAGAGCACGAGCAAGAGTATGATTTTTCGTTTATGTTGTTAAAAGCTGTTTCAGAAAGCTCACCGTATCTTCCGCCCGGACAAGGCTTTCGCCGATCAGAAAGTTATATATACCGGCCGCTTTTGTCCGCTCGATATCTTCCCGTGAACCAATGCCACTGGCCGCCACCGGCACCTGGTCCGGCCCGAAATTTGAAACCAGCCGGGTGGCCACGGCAATGTCGGTTTTAAAGGTTTTCAGGTCCCGGTTGTTGATGCCGATCAGTTTTGCGCCCGCGTTTGTGGCAGTCTCAAGGTCGTTTTCATCATGGATTTCCACCAACGTGTCCAGGCCCAGCGCCCTGCACAGGCCGATAAGATCGGACAGCATGGTTTGGGTCAGAATCCTTACGATCAGGAGCACGGCATCGGCCCCGGCTGCCGCTGACTCGTAAACCTGGTAGTCGCTGAGAATAAACTCTTTTCTTAACACCGGCAGGGAACAGGCCTTGCGGGCCTGCTTCAGGTCGGAAAGGGAACCTTTGAAGTAGGGCGCGTCGGTGAGCACCGAAATCGCCGCGGCCCCGCCGGCCTCGTATTTTGCGGCACAGTCGGCAGGATCCAGATCGGCCTGAATGATTCCCCTGGAAGGCGAGGCCCGCTTGATCTCCGCGATGATGCCAGTCCCGCCCTGCGCATGGACCTGTCGCAGGTTTTCGGCAAAGGGCCTTTTTGAATCCCGGTCCCCGGCCATGGCCTTTAATTCAGCTTCCGGTACGCGAAGCCGGGCCGCAGTGACCGCTTCGGTTTTTGTCTGTACGATCTGTGTCAGAATGTCGGCCATCACATTATCCGTTGGATTTGGTAAATTCAATCAGTTGTTCCAGCTTCTCGTGGGCCTTGCCGCTGTCAATAATCTGGCCGGCAAGGGCCACGCCCGCTTTCAGGTCTTCGGCTTTGCCAGCGGCCACCAGGGCGGCCCCGGCATTGACCACCACCACGTTTCGCCGGGGGCCTTTTTCTTTTCCCGAAAGAATGTGCCGGGTGATTTGCGCGTTTTCAGAAGGCGTGCCTCCGGCCATATCTTCGGGTCTGGCCCGGTCCTCAAAAAAGTGTTCCGGGGAAATATCGTAGGTCTGCACCCGGCCATCGTTCAACTCAGAGACTCGGGTGGACGCGCACACCGAAATTTCGTCCAGGCCGTCGTGGCCGTGAACCACAAAAGCCCGCCTGGCGCCCAGCAGGTTGAGGGCGTCGGCAAACATCTCGGTAAGCTGGGGCGCAAACACGCCCAGTACCTGGCAGTTAGCCGCCGCCGGGTTGGTCAGGGGGCCCAGCATGTTGAAGATGGTGCGCACCCCCAGCTCTTTTCTGGGCACGATGGCATATTTCATGGCGCCGTGAAACAGGGGGGCAAACAGGAAACCGATACCGATTTCATTAACCGCTTCCTCGGCCACTTCCGGCTGAGTATCCAGTTTTACCCCAAGGGCCTCCAGCACGTCGGCGCTGCCGCACTTGCTGGATACCGACCGGTTGCCGTGCTTGGCCACGCAGATCCCGGCCCCGGCTACCACAAAGGCCGATGTAGTGGAGATATTAAACGTGTGGGCCCCGTCCCCGCCGGTGCCGCAGGTGTCCACCACAACAGGCGAGGCCGCCTGAATACGGGTGGCTTTCCGGCGCATGGCCTCGGCGGCGCCGGCCAGTTCCTCAAAAGTCTCCCCCTTGGTGGCCAGGGCCGCCATAAAGGCCCCGATCTGGGCATCGGTAAGGTTGCCGGAAAAGATATCGGAGAAAATCCTGTCCATCTCCTCCCGTGAAAGGTCTTTTCTATTAATGATTTTTGAAAGTGTCTGTGAAAACATCGGCGCCTCCGTTTCTATTGTTGTTACATCGTAAGAAAGTTCTTTAATATCCGTTTGCCTTTTGGGGTCATGATTGATTCCGGATGGAACTGGATGCCCACGGTGGGGTGTTGCCTGTGGCGCATACCCATGATCTCCCCGTCTTCGTCCTCGGCGCAGATTTCCAGACAATCCGGCAGGGTCTTTTTTTCCACGGCCAGGGAGTGATACCGCATGGCGGTAAAAGGGGAGGGGATGCCTTCAAAAATCGAGACCGGGCCGGTGGTCACGGCCGAGGTTTTGCCGTGCATGAGCCGCCGGGCAGCCACAATGGTACCGCCAAAG includes these proteins:
- a CDS encoding anthranilate synthase component II; translated protein: MILMIDNYDSFTYNLVQYLRMLSAEVLVARNDEITVAEVDRMAPSHIVISPGPGRPDSAGISLDLIRHASGRAPILGVCLGHQAIGQAFGGTIVAARRLMHGKTSAVTTGPVSIFEGIPSPFTAMRYHSLAVEKKTLPDCLEICAEDEDGEIMGMRHRQHPTVGIQFHPESIMTPKGKRILKNFLTM
- the trpA gene encoding tryptophan synthase subunit alpha, whose product is MNRITETFDRLAAKKEKALVGFVTAGDPAIETSEAIIRAMCEAGIDILELGVPFSDPTADGPVIQRSSQRALANGTNLQTVFDMTATLRKTFQGPIILFSYYNPIFRYGAENFYRDAKQAGADGVLVVDLPPEESAELTSCWKGDDFALIRLLAPTTPDGRIGAIAASASGFLYLVSMTGVTGSSGLDTTHIADLCAKVQRHTALPICVGFGVSTADDVAKIAQHADGVVIGSAFERLIEESIGKPDIAGILAERTREYKAATKM
- the trpC gene encoding indole-3-glycerol phosphate synthase TrpC; the protein is MADILTQIVQTKTEAVTAARLRVPEAELKAMAGDRDSKRPFAENLRQVHAQGGTGIIAEIKRASPSRGIIQADLDPADCAAKYEAGGAAAISVLTDAPYFKGSLSDLKQARKACSLPVLRKEFILSDYQVYESAAAGADAVLLIVRILTQTMLSDLIGLCRALGLDTLVEIHDENDLETATNAGAKLIGINNRDLKTFKTDIAVATRLVSNFGPDQVPVAASGIGSREDIERTKAAGIYNFLIGESLVRAEDTVSFLKQLLTT
- the trpB gene encoding tryptophan synthase subunit beta; the protein is MRSHVSHQTPATARPDTTGHFEQYGGMYLAETLMPAVLELDEKRRQIMIDPAFQKELGGLLADYVGRPTPLFFAKRLTAHLGGAAIYLKREDLAHTGAHKINNTIGQALLAKWMGKNRVIAETGAGQHGVATATAAALLDMTCEVFMGVEDIQRQAPNVMRMKLLGATVTPVDSGSGTLKDAMNEALRHWVARVRDTFYVIGSVAGPHPYPVMVRDFQRIIGDETRRQILEVTGRLPDLLVACVGGGSNALGIFYPFLSDTVEMVGVEAGGEGLDTNRHAATLNRGVTGVLHGSKSYVLQDRFGQIAPVHSVSAGLDYPGVGPEHAFLKDTGRVRYTAIDDKEAMAAFHLLCRTEGIIPALESSHAVACVIKEAPGRPKTDILIVNLSGRGDKDLGIVSSVMEKEK
- the trpD gene encoding anthranilate phosphoribosyltransferase, giving the protein MFSQTLSKIINRKDLSREEMDRIFSDIFSGNLTDAQIGAFMAALATKGETFEELAGAAEAMRRKATRIQAASPVVVDTCGTGGDGAHTFNISTTSAFVVAGAGICVAKHGNRSVSSKCGSADVLEALGVKLDTQPEVAEEAVNEIGIGFLFAPLFHGAMKYAIVPRKELGVRTIFNMLGPLTNPAAANCQVLGVFAPQLTEMFADALNLLGARRAFVVHGHDGLDEISVCASTRVSELNDGRVQTYDISPEHFFEDRARPEDMAGGTPSENAQITRHILSGKEKGPRRNVVVVNAGAALVAAGKAEDLKAGVALAGQIIDSGKAHEKLEQLIEFTKSNG
- a CDS encoding phosphoribosylanthranilate isomerase translates to MPQIKICGITTPAQAEQCADLGVDAIGCVFFEKSPRDLSDEQAREICAAVAGKIQTVGVFVNASYETIMGKVGFCGLNGVQLHGSEPPELVTRLRRQGLIVIKALFGSKTPGLDTGPLYHTASALLAECGSGTLPGGNAKTWNWADAKPVARHAPLVLAGGLSLENIAAAVSAALPDAVDVSSGVEAAPGIKDMNKIALFINNIQQTVSGTSPERPLRRIF